ATTAAAAACCTGACCGGCTCATGTGGTGGAATCTAATCAGAAAGTTAATATCGATCAATTAGAATAGAGATAGGCTTTGTCGTCTCGACAAGCCTTCTAGAATAATCAAGTGGTCATGACTGTACTGTTTCACTATCCCGATAGGCAGTACCCCTATTAATCTATGCAATCACTTCTCATCTGGCACAGCTCGACCAATCTCATTAGATCTAGCGCTACCCCGATTTGGGTATAGAaatctcatcgtcatccttcaAATTTACCCCTTCCATAGCCTGATCTACGCCAAGAGGGGGAGGGGCGGCGGGCCGCGAACCGcaattaaattagattatccACCCACGTTAACCACAAAGGCCTGTGCTTATCATTCAATCTTACCTCCCAGCCTTTAAAGACCTACCTTGTACAGTTTGTACAGGCCCATAACAACGGGGGAGAATTCTGGAGACATCGAATTAACACTTACTGACTGCTCTCGTCATCCAGATATTTGATTGCTATGTCGCCACCACAGTCCGCCGGTGGTATTTTGCCTACCTCCCGAAGGAAGCAGATTCCCGGTACTCTCGTACTGAACTGGCAATCGCCCGAGACACAGGCTTCAAAACCGCTCATTCGTCGTCCCATGACGGCATGTGAGGCATGTCGCGCGGCCAAGGTAAAGTGTAACGGACAGCGAAGCTGTGAGCGATGCACCAGCCGCGGCCTTCATTGCACATACACTCCGTCACCGAATACGCAGGATATAAATGCGAGTGGCAATCTTGGAGCCGAAACAGTGACTCTGACTTCTCCGCCAAATAGCCAGTCGTCCTGTACACCTAGTATACAGATGCTGCCGAGCCAAACGACGCCAGATCCGATACCGGTCAGCTTACCAGATGATATCTTTCCCCTACCCAGCTGCAGCGCAAGCGCTGTTCAGTCCGTACCGACAGACAATGCTCTAGAGCACTGGCGCGAGGAAACATTCAACCAGGGACTCGAGCAGTTTGACTGGGTTTTCCCAGAAGCAGACATCGGCCCTGAGGTAAGCCTGCCCACCACGTCAATTCTCAGGCCACGATTAGTAACAGGATCTTCCCAGCCCTCTCAGAACCCAAGCCAAAGCGACTTCAACAACTTTTTCCCGCACCCCCCAGAACCAATCCCTCGGACAGTCAGTAGAGGCTCAGCACCACTATCTGATCCCCCCGTCATATCACCGCGCAGCCAGCATCAGTCACGGAACTGCCAATGCCGAGCAAACATGATGCACCACGTCCCCAAAATCGAGTGCGCAATACAAGAGAAGCCCAAACCGCAACTAGACAAGATGTTCAAAGTGACCGGCGACGTGATTAGGAGCTGTCAAGAGTCGACCCGCTGCGGCTGTTACGTGGGCCCCGTAGACCTCGTCTGCATTATGAGCGTATTTGAGCAGACAGCCGTGTGCTTTGACTACATTGCCAAGTCCGGTTTCGATGGTACTGTGAAGGTCGGAATTGGCAATTACTGCGTCTCGCTCAATGATGACGCTTCGTTGAAACGTATGCTTGTCTTGGATCTTGTCCGACAAGCTGATACGCTGTTGGACTCGGTGAGCGTCCTCGCGCAGAATATGTTCGTGTCTTTGAATGAGCCTAGTGCCAAAAGCTTGAATCGTTCACCGGCTTGCTTGAACCAActtaatctagattatgTACGCGAGGCGACGGCGAGTTTTAAGAAGCTTTTCCGTTTGATCACGGAGTACTTTGGTGGGAAGGACTGATATGCGGAGGTCGTCGTACCGTGTTAAAAAATATACGAACAACAAAATATAATGATTCATGACGAAAAATTGCATTTTCTAGAGGGATTTAAGGCCGTAGGGTAAAAGGAGTTTGGagttctctttctcttggctTTCCTAATCGAGGTATGATATCTCCATATCGTAATATTTACTCCGAAGGGCTCCCAATGAGGGAAATCCAGCCGATGCAGGCGTTTACCATAAAAGGTCCATTCCGGAGGATACCAATGTGGTAGAGGTACCTCCGTGCAGAAATAGCAGCGGCATCTTGTACATGAGTTAACAAACATACGAAACTCCTACACCCTCATAGACAATCACACATCAAAGCAAACAGCATGTCTATCCAAGCCCTACCTCAAACTCTACCACCCTCAACCAACCCAACACAAACCATAGACCGCTACGAACCATCCTGGTACCAGCCCACACTACCCCGACTACCAGAAACCGCCCGCCAAATCTTCCGAGACTACTCGCATATCCCCGAAGACAACATCCTCGAACACATCTACCGAGTCCGTAACAAAGCATGGGACGTGTACGTTTCTGCTCCCTACCCCACTAACCCAAACAGTTGAAACCCCGTCTAATAACTCCCTCAGTCTCCCATACCCCTGCATTGGAGTCTTCCGCTTCCTCGACTTCGGCGCAAACCTCTCCCCAATCTACCCAGAGGTAATTCAACGGCTTCGCGCCGGCCAAACCTTCCTAGACCTAGGCTGCTGCTTCGGACAAGACATCCGCAAACTCGTGCACGACGGCGCACCATCCGAGAACATCATCGGCGCGGATACAGAAGGCCGGTTCATGGACCTGGGCTACGAGCTCTTCCGGGATAAAGACACGCTTAAGGCGCGGTTCTACGCGGCTAGCGTGTTCGACGAGGAATTTCTCTCTGAGTGGCATGGTAAGATCGATATCATCTACGTCGGGGCGTTTCTGCATCTGTTTGATATCGAGAAGCAGGCGCTTGTGGTGGCGCGGTTGGTGGAGTTGTTGAGGAGACGGCCGGGGTCGATTGTGTTTGGGAGGAATCTGGGGGCGGAGCGGGGTGGGGCGTTTCGCATGAAGACGCTTGGTTGGGATGTTTTTAGGCATAGTCGGGAGACGATGAGGTTGTTGTGGGAGGGTGCGCCGGAGGGGGATTGGCGGGTGGATGCTGAGTTGATGGAGTATCGGTCGGAGGGGTGGGATGATAGTCGGAGGGGGTGGGTGGGGGATGAGACTAAGGAGATGAGGTTTGTTGTTAGGAGGTTGTAGATTGGTTAGATAGATTGGTTTGAGTGGGAATGGGGAATAGAGAGGTATTTTATGCATTTAGATGTTTATGTGAATCCATACAACCTGCCTACCTGACAGTTCACGTGAAACCCTAGGATAGGGCAAGCACTATATCATGAAGCATCGAGACACTATAATAACCATAGCATGACGTGGTTCATTATTCTAGATCTAAATTAATCTCTAATTATTACATCACGCTAAACCCAACCGTTCGTTCTGTCTACTAAGCTGCCTGAGTACTCAATCGAGCCGAACCGAGAACTTCCTCCGCCACTCTTCACCGTACTTGCGGAAAAGCAGAGACATGGCTCCCAGCCCCAAGGAGACAAATGCCAGGAGGGAGTTTCCCCATCCATACCCCAGTCTATTATATAACGGTACACCAACAAGTGGTAGGAGCGCAGCAGAAAGACTTCGTAAAATGTTGCCGGCAGCGATGGCACTCGCCGCATACTTCGTGTAGGCGTCGATCATGTATACATTGAATGGTATCTTgcggaagaaagaaaatatggaTTAGCCCAGAGCAACTGTTTGGAGAGTACTACTTACAAAAGTGAACATCACTCCAAAACCAACAATACCCGTCGCAACAATAGGAACAGCACTGTCGACATAATATTGAGCTGTCCATCCATAGATGAAGAATCCGATGGGAATAGCAATGGCTCCGTATATCAAGGACTCCAAGCGAAATCTTTGGAACCATCCTAATTAGCAGAAATCCAATGGATAAGTATCAATCTTATGAAACATACTCTGGCTTCGGTGCTCCGTGTTTCCTACTTAGGCGCGCGTGTGTCCGATCGTTGACCACACTGGCGATACTCAGGGACACCAAGAAACCGATTGCGAGACCAAGATAAACTAGGCCGAGCCTCCCCTGGTCGAAATGATACTGATCTTCGAAAACGACagagaaggttgagaagaGGAGATATGTGAAGCCGTACACGACGGCATTGTACACAGCCAAGCCGGTGACGACCGGACAGAATAAGAACATCTTAACAGGACGAGTGATTGCTCGCTTTAGAACGGTGCGCACTGGCAGCTGGCGTTGATCTTTTGCGTACAAGGCCTGGTTCCCAGTCTTTTTACGGAGTTTCTTGACCTTCCGTTCCAGGATGACGGGGGCATATGTCTCTGTGTATGTCAGGGCGCAAATCACCCCCATAGTGCCATTCTATAATAATGCATCAACAATTGAAGACTCATACGCCAGACAAGGAGGTAAAGAATATCACCCACCAGAATAAGTAACAACCAGAATACCCATCGCCATCCCTTTGCGGCAGCCAGAAAGCTACCAGCAACAGGGCCCACGGCTGGACCAAGCAGAAAACCCACCGAATACATCGACATAGCGAAGCCTCTTCGGTGGATGGGCACAAGGTCGGAAATCGTTCCTCCGGCGTTGTTGAGAGAGCACGAGGCAGCACATCCCTGCAGGAAGCGCAATACTACCAGTCCCCCTAAAGACGGCGTTAGGGCACACCCAATTGTGAAAGCACTGAATCCGACATTGGCACAATTGTAAATGATCCGACGGCCAACGACTTCAGACATGGGTCCCATGAGAATTGGGCCTACGCCGGTGCCCAGCAGCTAGAGACGTTATCAGCCATGAATTTGCCGTTTCAAAGTCATGCCAAAGATTTGAATAACGTCACACACCTCAATGGTAACGACCAAAGTTCCAATCTCCGCATTGTTCGAGTTGAACTCCCTCAGTATCTGAGGAACTGCAGGGGCAACCGCTGAAGAGGCTATCGACCTAGGGGCCGGGTTAGGATTCGAGACCTGCGAGTCCTAGTTTTGGTCACTCACGTCGAGAAGACAACACAAGTAATGATACCGACAAGCATGCCTCGTCTCCAAGCGGACCAGTTACGGGGATTGTGAGGATCGGCGGGTCCATCCCAGTCCACCTCATTCGGATCGTGGGTATTTTCACTCTCTGTGGCAGGAAAGGGCTTCTTTTGCTCGATATCGTGTTTTtgatttccttctttctcatcagcGGTCCTATACCTTACTGAAGAGTGTCCCGAAACGGTCTTGCGCCGAAACCTTCGTTAGCAGTCTTTTCCAGCAAAGGTAGGTCATTGTGTACCTGTTGCTCGCCATATTCtgcatttctcttttcatcAGTCATAGTGTCTCCCATCGCGGCCAAAAACGTTCAAAATACTGGAACTTAAGCTTCCAACCTtgtttatatactttttgTCTCTAAGGGTTTGTCAACTATTCATCGGATCTTCGACCAAGGGTGTTTCCCTTTTAGGCAATGGATTTCCCGACACTCTTGGATTCTTAAGCATTCTCTCATTTGTCCCTGATTCAATGAACAGATACAAATATCTTAGGCTAGTAATTGGCAGGATACATATTATCGTGCTATAAATGTTCACCTGCTGTTCTGTAAAAACGTGGCAGAAGGGCTGGATAGAGCCATGGTATACTAAAAGTCCCCAATGACTCTTCAGTACTAAGCGCCTGTAGAACACGTGCCTGTTTTACCCTATATAGCACCATGCAagtatattctatttctagaTACTTTCAGTAGCACAGAGCCCTAACTGAACTAAGCATTCTTCTGCCGATCCtggttctttgctttttttttacttgaTCCCTTGCATAAAAAGCCCCTCATCGTTGTGCTCCCACTTCTCATTCCACAACACCTCAACTTAAGGTCTTCTATGGAGTATGTACCGTACATATTTGCTCTTTAATCGTAGTAAAGATGATATCAACCGTCTTCAGTTTCCTAAACCAAGTGAGTAGTCGATCTAAATACATCATGGCATACACCATATTGATAGAAATGACAATTAACAACACAACTCACTCCAGAGGTATGTCCAACCATCAAGACCCGCATCTCCAACAGTATAAATTCTCATACCGGCCATAAACAGGCCTACCAGACAGACTACCGATGAAATCCGCACGACATGGCTCACCAACCTGACCAAAGAAGCCAGCCAAACCACCAACGAACTGCACCCCGTGTTACAAGAATTCCAACATCTCATCGAATCCAACCAACGCATCTACATGCTCTTCCAATCGATGTGGAACCAGGCTCGAGAAAAGACTCCCAACCAGAACCGCAGCCATGAAGTCCAAAACTACCAGCAAATGCTCCAAGTCCTCAACTACATCATCACACACGCACCCCCCTACATGAACAATGACAATCTAGCCGGAGTCCCCATGATCGGACTATTCCAATACGCCATTCCGACAATTAGCGGCTATGCCCTTTTCATCGATCCGGAGGTCAACACCATGCTCAAAAAGGTGCTGGACGTATGGGGCACGTTTCTCTCATCGTCAGAGTCCGTATCTGTGCTCGATACATCGTCAACGGGCTGGTTTGGTCCCGAAGCGATCCACAAACTAAACACCACGGGTAACATCGGCGGGACAAGATATGGTTTTGACGAGCTTTACATCTGCGACCGCAATGCTCCATACTACGGCTTCCAATCTTGGGATGCGTTCTTTACGCGCTCGTTTCGGGAGAATATCCGGCCCGTCG
This Aspergillus flavus chromosome 1, complete sequence DNA region includes the following protein-coding sequences:
- a CDS encoding MFS multidrug transporter; the protein is MTDEKRNAEYGEQQTVSGHSSVRYRTADEKEGNQKHDIEQKKPFPATESENTHDPNEVDWDGPADPHNPRNWSAWRRGMLVGIITCVVFSTSIASSAVAPAVPQILREFNSNNAEIGTLVVTIELLGTGVGPILMGPMSEVVGRRIIYNCANVGFSAFTIGCALTPSLGGLVVLRFLQGCAASCSLNNAGGTISDLVPIHRRGFAMSMYSVGFLLGPAVGPVAGSFLAAAKGWRWVFWLLLILNGTMGVICALTYTETYAPVILERKVKKLRKKTGNQALYAKDQRQLPVRTVLKRAITRPVKMFLFCPVVTGLAVYNAVVYGFTYLLFSTFSVVFEDQYHFDQGRLGLVYLGLAIGFLVSLSIASVVNDRTHARLSRKHGAPKPEFRLESLIYGAIAIPIGFFIYGWTAQYYVDSAVPIVATGIVGFGVMFTFIPFNVYMIDAYTKYAASAIAAGNILRSLSAALLPLVGVPLYNRLGYGWGNSLLAFVSLGLGAMSLLFRKYGEEWRRKFSVRLD
- a CDS encoding phosphatidylserine decarboxylase family protein, which gives rise to MISTVFSFLNQTTDEIRTTWLTNLTKEASQTTNELHPVLQEFQHLIESNQRIYMLFQSMWNQAREKTPNQNRSHEVQNYHGYALFIDPEVNTMLKKVLDVWGTFLSSSESVSVLDTSSTGWFGPEAIHKLNTTGNIGGTRYGFDELYICDRNAPYYGFQSWDAFFTRSFRENIRPVASPDDDSVIANGLTYSLVDMFGAGFPDSFIGGTIYQGYLDTFSYHRWHAPVSGKVVKAYTLDGTYCSTPRAIDGVQIDYQVYLSAMATRAVVFIQADDPDIGLVGFLGIGMVEISTCEITVGEGQYVRKGDQIGMFHYGGSSHCVIFQKGVDVTGFPEVGTRENVPVRGRLAVVKR